From one Eptesicus fuscus isolate TK198812 chromosome 21, DD_ASM_mEF_20220401, whole genome shotgun sequence genomic stretch:
- the C21H16orf46 gene encoding uncharacterized protein C16orf46 homolog: MDLCQKKETELENSENNEIPSTEETELKCTYSDERREKNHVCCLLNISDITLEQDEKANKFVIETGWEEAVRGWGKTSPTACIWPRKKRKKAKVGESVRGCLLCVSLSQGIPETGPQTEARRLESRALAEPGSEQDRGGSSQTQSPTGCPTTASRNISKMCSPSHSQGDKKGLQIKEFLWCMEEWAVPETVRGQDSNSGTDQGPSISNSLNSKALLVLPPLNSSAPNGLDVQGKKSKSFLLQPEEKVLSVEKDECVACAYGLKIVEGKDGKRPFELAKHLKVNCMQPFPPPMVGTSLLANPELGCLHWSLLPKKNLRCPPNPNSVHCLSTVQLLQKQREQSYKARFKARELRPPMNTQKCILKEAKQENRPHPLETNVFPRPFLPSLKVSRVVIPVSTHRFL; the protein is encoded by the exons ATGGATCTCTGTCAGAAAAAGGAGACGGAGTTAGAAAATAGTGAAAATAATGAAATTCCAAGCACAGAAGAAACTGAATTAAAGTGTACTTATTCAGatgaaagaagggaaaagaaTCATGTTTGTTGTCTTCTCAATATCAGTGACATCACGCTTGAACAAGATGAAAAAGCCAACAAGTTTGTTATCGAAACTGGATGGGAAGAAGCA GTTCGAGGTTGGGGAAAGACTTCTCCAACTGCTTGCatttggcccagaaagaaacgtAAAAAGGCAAAGGTGGGAGAAAGTGTCAGAGGCTGCTTACTCTGTGTCAGTCTCTCCCAAGGGATCCCTGAGACCGGGCCTCAGACCGAGGCTCGAAGGTTGGAGTCAAGGGCTCTGGCTGAGCCAGGCTCAGAGCAGGATCGAGGTGGCTCCTCCCAGACTCAGAGCCCCACTGGCTGCCCCACCACTGCCTCCAGGAATATTAGCAAGATGTGCTCTCCCTCCCACAGTCAGGGAGATAAAAAAGGTCTGCAAATAAAGGAGTTTCTTTGGTGCATGGAAGAGTGGGCCGTCCCCGAGACTGTTAGGGGCCAAGACTCCAACAGCGGTACTGACCAAGGTCCCTCCATCTCAAACTCATTGAATTCTAAGGCCCTGTTAGTTCTCCCTCCTCTGAATTCTTCAGCCCCAAATGGCTTGGATGTTCAGGGTAAGAAGAGTAAGAGCTTTCTCTTGCAGCCAGAAGAGAAGGTGCTGAGTGTGGAAAAGGATGAGTGTGTGGCTTGTGCATATGGATTGAAAATAGTTGAAGGGAAAGATGGAAAGAGACCCTTTGAGCTGGCCAAGCACCTTAAGGTCAACTGCATGCAGCCTTTTCCTCCACCAATGGTTGGGACATCCCTGCTGGCCAATCCAGAGCTGGGCTGCCTGCATTGGTCCCTCCTGCCTAAGAAAAACCTGAGGTGCCCTCCCAATCCCAATAGTGTTCACTGTCTCAGCACTGTGCAGCTTTTGCAAAAACAGAGAGAGCAAAGCTACAAAGCCAGATTCAAAGCCAGGGAGCTGAGGCCTCCCATGAACACCCAAAAGTGCATTCTCAAGGAGGCCAAGCAGGAAAACAGGCCCCATCCACTGGAGACCAATGTGTTCCCAAGACCTTTCTTGCCATCCCTCAAAGTGAGCAGAGTTGTTATTCCCGTCTCCACTCACAGATTCCTCTGA